A window from Nitrospira sp. ND1 encodes these proteins:
- the glp gene encoding gephyrin-like molybdotransferase Glp, translating to MKAPDATTGLTPLHEAQRIVLDAATSLGLEKISILDTLGRVLGEDIIAERHNPPWDNSAMDGFAVRAEDIQQEHTISKPVTLTVIEDVPAGKMPTKSVGRGQAIRIMTGAPIPKGADTVLKVEDTEHTPDSVRVFKPEPRGSNIRPQGEDVKKGDCIIPKGTTIRSGEAGMLAILAKSFVLVYQRPRVAILSTGDELADLDERFSEEKIINSNSYGIAAAVQEAGGVPILLGIARDTPAALKEKISHGLNADILVLSGGVSMGDYDFTKAVFRDLGAEMNFWKLAIRPGQPLAFGKIQGKLAFGLPGNPVSSMVTFEQLVRPAMLKLAGARGYGRPLLEAVFQEKFSKRTDRRHFLRGVLWREDGVFKVRTTGDQGSGILTSMVKANCLIDIPVEVERINPGDSVTVQLLSGSAWLEQAAPMASTGHRPSCC from the coding sequence GTGAAAGCTCCCGATGCGACAACCGGATTGACTCCGCTCCACGAAGCTCAGCGCATTGTGCTGGACGCCGCGACTTCGCTGGGGCTTGAAAAGATCTCGATTCTGGATACCCTGGGGCGCGTGCTCGGCGAAGATATCATCGCTGAGCGCCATAATCCGCCGTGGGACAATTCCGCGATGGACGGATTCGCGGTGCGGGCGGAGGACATTCAGCAGGAGCACACGATCTCCAAGCCGGTCACGTTGACGGTGATCGAGGATGTGCCGGCCGGAAAGATGCCCACCAAATCCGTGGGGCGGGGCCAAGCCATCCGGATCATGACCGGCGCGCCGATTCCGAAGGGCGCGGATACCGTACTCAAGGTCGAGGACACTGAACATACGCCCGATTCGGTGCGCGTCTTCAAGCCGGAACCCCGTGGCTCGAATATCCGGCCGCAGGGGGAAGATGTGAAAAAGGGCGATTGCATCATTCCAAAAGGAACGACAATCCGTTCCGGCGAAGCGGGGATGCTGGCCATTCTGGCCAAATCTTTCGTGTTGGTCTATCAGCGGCCGCGAGTCGCGATTTTATCGACCGGCGATGAGTTGGCCGATCTCGATGAGCGCTTCAGCGAAGAGAAAATCATCAACTCGAACAGCTACGGAATTGCCGCTGCGGTGCAGGAAGCCGGTGGCGTGCCGATCCTGTTGGGGATTGCGCGGGACACGCCGGCCGCGTTGAAAGAAAAGATTTCGCACGGATTGAATGCCGATATTCTCGTGCTCTCCGGCGGTGTCTCGATGGGGGACTACGACTTCACGAAAGCGGTTTTTCGGGATTTAGGCGCCGAGATGAATTTCTGGAAGTTGGCGATTCGCCCAGGTCAGCCGCTTGCCTTCGGAAAGATTCAGGGCAAACTGGCATTCGGGTTACCGGGGAATCCCGTCTCCTCGATGGTGACCTTCGAGCAATTGGTCCGGCCTGCCATGCTGAAACTGGCCGGGGCGCGAGGATATGGGCGTCCGCTGCTTGAGGCGGTGTTTCAGGAGAAGTTTTCGAAGCGAACCGATCGCCGTCATTTTCTCCGCGGGGTGTTGTGGCGGGAAGACGGGGTCTTCAAAGTTCGGACGACCGGCGATCAGGGGTCAGGCATTCTCACCTCCATGGTGAAAGCCAATTGTCTGATCGACATTCCCGTCGAGGTGGAACGGATCAATCCCGGCGACTCAGTCACCGTACAGCTTCTCAGTGGATCGGCATGGCTGGAGCAAGCGGCCCCGATGGCATCGACCGGTCATCGTCCTTCCTGTTGTTGA
- a CDS encoding 2OG-Fe(II) oxygenase family protein — protein sequence MNINSGQVRPALLPVGLESFSFHQTPVLVIENFWSAEERTQFRQAMNRANWNQLQDLSYVRQDFPNSGNWAKAEIAQPQGQLLLSRLEMPCIQQYIESFPNITRRHLGFSYYSYGAGDCLLTHDDTDQGRPVAGKPAPRRRLAMVSYFHEEWECDWGGELMIYSATGEPTNGKPELAITHCIAPKPGSLVMFTVPRFHRVCRVDQTAGDHKRLSIAGWFMTEHA from the coding sequence ATGAACATCAACTCAGGGCAAGTCAGGCCGGCACTGCTGCCGGTCGGTCTCGAATCCTTTTCGTTTCATCAGACGCCGGTCCTCGTCATCGAGAATTTTTGGTCCGCCGAGGAGCGGACTCAGTTTCGGCAGGCGATGAACCGTGCGAATTGGAATCAGTTGCAAGATTTGTCGTACGTGCGGCAGGACTTCCCCAATTCCGGGAACTGGGCGAAGGCCGAGATCGCCCAACCGCAAGGCCAACTCCTGCTGAGCCGGTTGGAGATGCCCTGCATTCAGCAGTATATCGAGTCATTTCCGAACATCACCAGGCGGCATCTGGGTTTCAGCTATTACTCCTATGGTGCCGGTGACTGCCTTCTGACCCACGATGATACGGATCAAGGTCGTCCGGTCGCTGGGAAGCCCGCTCCCCGTCGCCGTCTCGCCATGGTGAGTTATTTCCATGAAGAATGGGAATGTGATTGGGGCGGAGAGTTGATGATTTACTCAGCGACCGGCGAACCAACGAACGGAAAGCCGGAACTGGCCATTACGCACTGCATCGCACCCAAGCCGGGATCATTGGTCATGTTTACCGTGCCGCGGTTCCATCGGGTGTGCCGGGTGGATCAAACGGCGGGAGACCACAAGCGCCTCTCGATTGCCGGCTGGTTCATGACCGAACATGCCTGA
- a CDS encoding NapC/NirT family cytochrome c — protein MMRKSSVIVLGAIVAGAVALGGVAVPLTNHPKFCASCHTIQPAYERWLESSHKEVECVACHVRPGVSGWLQDKAWHGTRDVAIYLFGKPTAPHNLQAHVDSGVCLSCHRNILRVSEIATRDLPAPVKDVGLVMSHRKHMDAFGKRGQGEGCTTCHAAVVHERPIKGYPIVIPRGHVSADSRPWKPEHPEGSVLHKRAQADCFRCHDNKTEYEGRVLSRKCETCHLPEKLTEFLSF, from the coding sequence ATGATGCGTAAATCCTCCGTCATTGTGCTCGGAGCGATCGTGGCCGGCGCAGTGGCTTTAGGGGGAGTTGCGGTTCCGCTGACCAACCACCCGAAATTTTGTGCCAGCTGTCACACCATTCAGCCGGCCTATGAGCGCTGGCTGGAATCATCCCATAAAGAGGTGGAGTGTGTGGCGTGCCATGTCAGGCCCGGCGTCTCAGGTTGGTTGCAGGACAAGGCGTGGCATGGAACCAGGGATGTGGCCATCTATCTCTTCGGCAAACCGACCGCGCCCCACAATCTGCAAGCGCATGTCGATTCGGGCGTGTGTCTGAGTTGCCATCGGAACATCCTCCGGGTGTCGGAGATTGCGACTCGGGATCTGCCCGCACCTGTGAAGGATGTGGGATTGGTCATGAGCCATCGCAAGCATATGGACGCATTCGGGAAGCGAGGGCAGGGCGAGGGCTGCACGACCTGTCACGCAGCAGTCGTGCACGAGAGGCCGATCAAGGGCTACCCTATCGTGATTCCTCGCGGGCACGTGTCGGCCGATAGCCGGCCCTGGAAGCCTGAACATCCGGAAGGTTCCGTCCTGCACAAGCGGGCGCAGGCGGATTGCTTCCGCTGCCACGATAATAAAACCGAGTATGAAGGTAGAGTCCTGAGCCGGAAGTGCGAGACGTGCCATCTGCCTGAGAAACTCACAGAATTCTTGTCGTTTTAA
- a CDS encoding ABC transporter ATP-binding protein, with product MSPSAVEVRNLTKRFGGFTAVDGISFDIGRGEILGLLGPNGAGKTTTFQMMLGLVTPSSGSIRMFGLDLQTNREAILQQVNFSSTYISLPYSLTVEENLGVIARLYGMSNIAGRIDDMVKKLEMSEWRNKLTRKLSSGQMTRLTLAKALLTEPKVLFLDEPTASLDPDIAHKIRAILLEERQATGLSILYTSHNMREMEEMSDRIIFLQRGKIVAEGTAKDIVARFGQADLEEVFLKLAREQ from the coding sequence ATGTCGCCCTCGGCCGTCGAAGTGCGCAATCTGACCAAACGCTTCGGCGGGTTCACGGCAGTGGACGGGATTTCGTTCGACATCGGCCGGGGTGAGATTCTCGGGCTGTTGGGCCCGAATGGAGCAGGAAAAACGACGACGTTTCAGATGATGCTGGGACTGGTCACACCCAGTTCCGGCTCGATCCGGATGTTCGGACTCGACTTGCAGACCAATCGGGAGGCGATTCTTCAGCAGGTGAATTTTTCCTCCACGTACATCTCGTTGCCCTATTCCCTGACGGTGGAGGAAAATCTCGGTGTCATCGCTCGGTTATACGGGATGTCCAACATCGCCGGCCGAATCGATGACATGGTGAAGAAGCTGGAGATGAGTGAGTGGCGAAACAAGCTCACCCGCAAACTTTCGTCGGGGCAGATGACCAGGCTCACATTGGCCAAAGCGTTGCTCACGGAGCCCAAGGTGCTGTTTCTCGATGAGCCCACGGCAAGCCTCGATCCGGACATCGCGCACAAAATCCGCGCGATCCTCCTCGAAGAACGGCAGGCCACCGGGCTCAGCATTCTCTACACCTCCCACAACATGCGGGAGATGGAGGAAATGTCGGATCGTATTATCTTCCTGCAACGGGGCAAAATCGTTGCGGAGGGCACGGCGAAGGACATTGTCGCCAGATTCGGACAGGCCGATCTGGAAGAGGTGTTTCTCAAGTTAGCTCGCGAGCAGTAA
- a CDS encoding helix-turn-helix domain-containing protein, producing MEKKSKKKAPQESVATEDRKKTHVGDIVRRLRKSRHLSVRTLADKCGFSPSFISQVELRQASPSIASTERIASALGVTLGEFFRTTSPSHAAVIRADARPVVESEWSRARIEAIGPISEDSQLEPMVITLESGGASGSRPYVRRAEQLAVVLQGTVELTLEENTYSLKRGDAACIPSDIHHCWRNTSRKPAQVLIVTAHRHL from the coding sequence GTGGAGAAAAAATCCAAGAAGAAGGCCCCGCAGGAGAGCGTAGCAACCGAGGACCGGAAGAAAACGCATGTCGGCGACATCGTCCGCCGTCTCCGCAAAAGCCGACACCTCTCTGTCCGAACCCTAGCGGACAAATGCGGCTTCTCCCCTAGTTTTATCTCCCAGGTCGAACTCCGGCAGGCCTCACCGTCTATTGCCTCCACCGAGCGGATCGCATCGGCGCTCGGCGTAACCCTCGGAGAATTTTTCAGAACGACCAGTCCATCACATGCGGCTGTCATCCGAGCCGATGCCCGGCCGGTAGTGGAAAGCGAATGGTCTCGGGCCAGAATCGAAGCGATCGGACCAATCAGCGAAGACAGTCAGCTGGAGCCCATGGTCATTACACTGGAGTCTGGTGGGGCCAGCGGATCACGTCCGTATGTACGGCGCGCGGAACAATTGGCAGTCGTGCTTCAGGGTACCGTCGAACTGACATTGGAAGAAAACACGTACAGCCTCAAACGAGGGGATGCCGCCTGCATTCCTTCTGATATCCATCATTGTTGGCGCAACACGAGCCGAAAACCGGCCCAAGTCCTCATCGTGACCGCCCATCGGCACTTGTAA
- a CDS encoding ABC transporter permease has translation MAYHRIAALVIRHLYLYRRSLPRVMEIIYWPFLDLVVWGFITVYLATFQGQMPAVVTFLLGALILWDVLFRSQQGITISFLEEIWARNLMNLFASPLTPSEFLAATMVMSLFKVTAVSMVMSVCAWIFYGYNVFIIGLWLMPFIVNLVLTGWIIGVFTTSLIMRFGQEAEVLAWSMVFLFQPISCVFYPMEVLPSWLRAVASINPAAHVFEGMRGLLATHAAPLSSLSLASGLNLVYLGAVILWFHHTFSVCKDRGSLVRVGE, from the coding sequence ATGGCCTATCATCGTATTGCAGCCCTGGTGATTCGTCACCTGTATCTCTACCGTCGCAGTCTCCCGCGGGTGATGGAGATCATCTACTGGCCGTTTCTGGACCTGGTGGTCTGGGGATTCATCACCGTCTATCTGGCGACTTTTCAAGGGCAGATGCCGGCGGTGGTCACGTTCCTCCTCGGGGCGTTGATTCTCTGGGACGTGTTATTTCGCTCGCAGCAGGGTATTACCATTTCCTTTCTCGAGGAAATATGGGCGCGTAATCTGATGAACCTCTTCGCCAGCCCGCTCACGCCGAGTGAATTTCTGGCGGCGACCATGGTGATGAGCCTGTTTAAAGTGACCGCGGTGTCGATGGTCATGTCGGTCTGCGCCTGGATCTTTTATGGGTACAACGTCTTTATCATCGGGCTCTGGCTGATGCCGTTCATCGTGAATCTGGTGCTGACAGGCTGGATCATCGGTGTGTTCACGACCTCGCTGATCATGCGGTTTGGGCAGGAGGCGGAAGTGTTGGCCTGGAGCATGGTCTTTCTGTTTCAGCCGATCTCCTGCGTATTTTATCCCATGGAGGTCCTGCCGTCCTGGCTGAGAGCTGTGGCTTCCATCAATCCGGCCGCCCATGTGTTTGAGGGCATGCGCGGCCTGCTGGCCACCCATGCGGCTCCCCTGAGCAGCCTGAGCCTGGCCAGCGGGTTGAATCTTGTGTATCTTGGAGCGGTCATCCTGTGGTTTCATCACACCTTCAGTGTGTGCAAGGACCGGGGATCGTTGGTGCGGGTCGGTGAGTAG
- the mobB gene encoding molybdopterin-guanine dinucleotide biosynthesis protein B codes for MSVPILSFVGRSNSGKTTLIERVIPELVRAGYKVATVKHAGHGFDLDTEGKDSWRHKQAGASSVVIISKSSLAMFADVSDHMNVEDVRERYLDASYDLILAEGWRSEGYPKIVVVRDQIGEVPVSQDGLLAVVSNKPVETSVPLLDPDDVAGVAALIIRHFPKPQRDDA; via the coding sequence ATGTCCGTGCCGATTTTATCTTTTGTCGGACGATCCAATAGCGGTAAGACGACGCTGATCGAGCGTGTCATCCCGGAACTGGTGCGGGCGGGGTATAAGGTGGCGACCGTCAAACATGCCGGGCATGGATTCGATCTGGATACCGAAGGAAAAGACAGCTGGCGGCATAAACAAGCCGGGGCGAGCAGTGTGGTCATCATTTCCAAGAGCAGCCTGGCCATGTTCGCCGATGTGTCGGACCATATGAACGTCGAGGATGTTCGTGAACGGTATCTGGATGCGTCCTACGACTTGATCCTCGCTGAAGGCTGGCGGAGCGAAGGGTATCCTAAGATCGTGGTGGTTCGCGACCAGATCGGCGAGGTGCCGGTGTCGCAGGATGGGCTACTGGCTGTGGTGTCCAATAAGCCGGTCGAGACCTCGGTCCCGCTCCTCGACCCCGACGATGTCGCCGGCGTCGCGGCATTGATCATCCGCCACTTTCCCAAACCCCAACGGGATGATGCGTAA
- a CDS encoding Mrp/NBP35 family ATP-binding protein, with amino-acid sequence MPRELNVISQPGSSSGGDACTYMWACAICDENETCQKDKEGHSRWLVAKRMERIEYKVLVMSNKGGVGKSTCTTNLAVSLALKGWHVGICDMDIHGPNIPKMVGAEGQKLKISTSGGIIPFQAYNMKIASMSFLLQNSDDPIIWRDAYKYEFINQLLGGVEWQDLNFLLIDLPPGTGNESVTTIDLLGGVSGAVIITTPQEVALLDSRKSVTFCKDSEVPIIGIVENMSGLECPHCHKEVNVFRKGGGEASATDMGVPFLGRIPLDPDVVTQSDAGEPFALFNSDSATAQAYHDIANQVEAFCKKSGSLVKLAPRQQH; translated from the coding sequence ATGCCACGCGAGTTAAATGTCATTTCACAGCCCGGTTCCAGCAGCGGCGGAGATGCCTGCACCTATATGTGGGCCTGCGCCATTTGCGACGAGAATGAAACCTGTCAGAAAGACAAGGAAGGCCACAGCCGGTGGCTCGTCGCCAAACGCATGGAACGGATCGAATATAAGGTCCTGGTCATGAGCAACAAGGGTGGAGTGGGGAAAAGTACCTGCACCACCAACCTGGCGGTCAGCCTCGCGCTCAAAGGCTGGCATGTCGGGATTTGCGACATGGACATTCATGGTCCCAACATTCCCAAGATGGTCGGGGCGGAAGGACAGAAGCTGAAGATCAGCACGTCCGGGGGAATCATTCCGTTTCAAGCCTACAACATGAAGATCGCGTCGATGTCGTTCCTGTTGCAGAACTCCGATGATCCGATCATCTGGCGCGACGCTTATAAGTATGAGTTCATCAATCAGTTGCTGGGAGGGGTGGAATGGCAGGATCTCAATTTCCTGTTGATCGATCTGCCCCCAGGCACCGGCAACGAGTCGGTGACGACCATCGATCTCTTGGGCGGGGTCAGCGGAGCGGTCATCATTACGACGCCGCAAGAAGTCGCGCTGCTCGATTCCCGCAAGTCCGTGACCTTCTGTAAAGACAGCGAAGTGCCGATTATCGGCATCGTCGAGAACATGAGCGGGCTGGAATGTCCTCATTGCCACAAGGAAGTGAATGTCTTCCGTAAGGGCGGCGGTGAAGCGTCGGCTACTGATATGGGCGTCCCGTTCCTGGGCCGGATTCCGCTCGATCCCGATGTCGTGACACAAAGTGATGCCGGTGAGCCATTCGCGCTCTTTAATTCCGATTCGGCGACCGCGCAGGCCTATCACGACATCGCAAATCAGGTCGAAGCGTTCTGCAAGAAGAGCGGATCGCTGGTCAAGCTGGCGCCGCGTCAGCAACATTGA